The DNA region AACGGCGTGAAAGGCAATGAGTCAAAATTAAATAACGCAAACTTTATTAGCCGTGCCAAGCCGGAAGTTGTCGAGCAGACAAAACAAAGACTGACGGAGTTGAAAGAACAGTTAGCCGTTATCGAAAAGAATTTAGCGGAACTTAAATAAATTGTTGTTATAAACCCCGTCATCACTATGACGGGGTTTATAACAACAAAAGGAAACTCTGTGGCAAATATTGCGGTTGAATTATCTCGAATAATAATTGACGAGACCAGTGACCAGCAGGTTATCGTTCTTAAAGAAAAGAATGGCAGTCGCTATCTGCCGATAATTATCGGCATTGTCGAGGTAATGGCTATTGACCGCAAACTGAAAAAAATCGAAACGCCCCGCCCGCTGACGCATGATTTGCTGTATAATACCATTCACGCAATGGGCGCAAAGATTGAAAAGATTGTGATTGACGACATTAAAAACCATACCTATTACGCAACGATACATCTGAACGTCAGCGGAGAAAAGGTAGAAGTTGATTCCCGCCCCAGCGACGCCATCGCGCTTTCCGCAGGAACAAAGATCCCGCTTTTTGTGGCGGAACACGTCTTTAGTAAAGGGTAAAATCGAATGAAAACTCAAAACACGAAGGAGATAAGGGGTGGAACAGAAAGATATTCAAAAACGAAAAGAACAACAACACACCGCCATCTGTGTTATATACATATGCGTTATTGTTTGCCTTTCATGTGGATTGGGGTATGGAACTTTATCTGTAATATACCCTGCAATTAAGGGATACAATGCAGTACATAACTGGTCAAAGCAGAATTGCACCATTATCAAAACAGATGTTACG from Planctomycetaceae bacterium includes:
- a CDS encoding bifunctional nuclease family protein codes for the protein MANIAVELSRIIIDETSDQQVIVLKEKNGSRYLPIIIGIVEVMAIDRKLKKIETPRPLTHDLLYNTIHAMGAKIEKIVIDDIKNHTYYATIHLNVSGEKVEVDSRPSDAIALSAGTKIPLFVAEHVFSKG